One Candidatus Zixiibacteriota bacterium genomic window carries:
- a CDS encoding DNA replication/repair protein RecF yields MILRSLHLQGFRNFAPLAIEFGERVNILYGDNGSGKTNLIEAIFVLCLGRSHRGVPDSVMLQQGTETFRLEGRLSRNGETEAVAVAYQTGGRKKITVEGVPIRPAELYDRFCAVTAGPEDTELLAGSPAARRVFLDIYLAQYSPRYIAQLSDYSRALAQKNAALRMNAAPEAFNAVLVPLGAAITAARARFLEQLVPLAAGHYERISHGSKMTIAYRASAASVTDSNGAEGMAAQYERKLASYTERERAMQVSLVGPHRDDLAIEIGGYPARTHASQGEMRTAAIALKLAVYQLLAARRGALPLLLLDEIFAELDDRRIGALLAELAEFQQLFLTTAGQPPSALQAQSRRFEISGGRIAGVQ; encoded by the coding sequence ATGATACTCCGCTCCCTTCACCTTCAGGGTTTTCGCAACTTCGCCCCGCTGGCGATCGAATTCGGCGAGCGGGTCAACATTCTGTACGGCGACAACGGCTCGGGGAAGACCAACCTCATCGAGGCGATCTTCGTGCTCTGCCTGGGCCGTTCCCACCGGGGAGTGCCCGACAGCGTGATGCTGCAGCAGGGGACCGAGACTTTCCGTCTTGAGGGGCGGCTCAGCCGCAACGGGGAAACGGAGGCGGTCGCGGTGGCCTACCAGACCGGCGGCCGGAAGAAGATCACGGTCGAGGGAGTGCCGATTCGGCCGGCCGAGCTGTACGACCGGTTCTGCGCGGTCACGGCCGGGCCGGAGGACACGGAACTTCTCGCGGGGTCTCCCGCGGCGCGGCGGGTGTTTCTCGATATTTATCTCGCGCAGTACTCCCCGAGGTACATCGCGCAGCTAAGCGATTACAGCCGGGCGCTGGCGCAGAAGAATGCGGCGCTGCGCATGAACGCGGCGCCGGAGGCGTTCAACGCCGTGCTCGTGCCTTTGGGGGCGGCCATCACGGCGGCGCGGGCGCGCTTTCTGGAGCAACTCGTGCCCCTGGCGGCCGGCCACTATGAGCGGATTTCCCACGGCTCTAAGATGACGATTGCCTACCGGGCTTCTGCCGCGAGTGTCACCGACAGCAACGGGGCGGAGGGGATGGCCGCGCAGTACGAGCGCAAGCTTGCTTCCTACACGGAGCGGGAGCGGGCCATGCAGGTGTCGCTCGTGGGGCCGCACCGGGATGATCTGGCGATCGAGATCGGAGGCTACCCGGCGCGGACGCACGCCTCGCAGGGAGAGATGCGGACGGCGGCGATCGCGCTCAAGCTGGCCGTGTACCAACTGCTGGCGGCCCGACGGGGGGCGCTCCCGCTGTTGCTCCTGGACGAAATATTCGCCGAGCTCGACGACAGGCGGATCGGGGCCCTCCTGGCCGAGCTGGCGGAATTCCAGCAGCTTTTTCTCACGACGGCCGGGCAGCCGCC
- the dnaN gene encoding DNA polymerase III subunit beta, translated as MKFTLPKSRLGQYLQHILQVVPAKSTLPILSNILLEALENKLKVSATDLDISITASLDATVTKKGAAVVPARILFEIIKELPESEITVETVGSRVELKVPNGSYKIGSVTPEDFPKLPAVNTKKEIRIVAGSLVNMIRKTTFACSDDETRPALNGVLWQTKGEKMQMVATDGHRLAKMATENRQLKGMYEDVIIPPKVLNLIPKFIAGDDQEIGIIFGENNIIFNLSDIILTSRLLEGPYPNFEQVIPQDNDKRLTIHKDDLAGAVRRVAILSNALTHQVKFSLKDNTLVLSTTNADVSGEGKETLECDYKGDAIELGYNANYITEILSKIDGDEVIFELATSVSAGIVYSPDVAKEDFLCLVMPLRLAD; from the coding sequence ATGAAATTCACCTTACCGAAGTCACGACTGGGGCAGTACCTCCAACATATCCTCCAAGTAGTGCCCGCAAAGTCGACCCTTCCGATTTTGTCGAATATTCTGCTCGAAGCGCTGGAGAACAAACTGAAAGTCTCCGCCACGGATCTCGATATCTCGATTACCGCCTCCCTCGATGCGACCGTCACGAAAAAAGGGGCGGCCGTTGTTCCTGCGCGTATTCTCTTCGAGATCATCAAGGAACTTCCGGAGTCGGAGATCACGGTCGAGACCGTAGGGTCACGGGTGGAACTGAAAGTCCCGAACGGCTCGTACAAGATCGGTTCGGTAACGCCGGAGGACTTTCCCAAGCTGCCGGCCGTCAACACGAAAAAGGAAATACGCATCGTGGCGGGCAGCCTCGTCAACATGATCCGTAAAACCACGTTCGCCTGTTCGGATGATGAGACGCGGCCGGCCCTCAACGGAGTGCTCTGGCAAACGAAGGGGGAGAAAATGCAGATGGTGGCCACCGATGGCCACCGCTTGGCCAAGATGGCCACGGAGAACAGACAGCTGAAGGGGATGTACGAGGATGTTATCATTCCACCGAAGGTGCTGAATCTCATTCCCAAGTTTATCGCAGGCGATGATCAGGAGATCGGGATCATCTTCGGGGAGAACAACATCATCTTCAACCTCAGCGACATTATTCTCACTTCCCGTCTCCTTGAGGGGCCCTACCCGAATTTCGAGCAGGTAATCCCGCAGGACAATGACAAGCGGCTTACGATTCACAAGGACGACCTTGCCGGGGCGGTACGCCGGGTGGCGATTCTCTCCAATGCTCTGACACACCAGGTAAAGTTCTCCCTGAAAGACAACACGCTGGTGCTCTCGACAACCAACGCCGATGTCAGCGGCGAGGGGAAAGAGACGCTGGAGTGCGACTACAAGGGGGATGCGATCGAGCTCGGCTACAACGCGAACTACATCACGGAGATCCTCTCGAAAATTGACGGTGACGAGGTGATATTCGAGCTGGCCACCTCGGTCTCGGCCGGCATCGTGTACAGCCCGGATGTAGCAAAAGAGGATTTCCTGTGCCTCGTAATGCCGCTGCGGCTGGCTGACTGA
- the dnaA gene encoding chromosomal replication initiator protein DnaA — MPNSPQWKDCLRYIAQRVNEQSFNTWFKPTRGGINGDGQFYLAVPNQFVADWIKGHFGEVIDEAFREVLGSSYQLEFVIAQIPEVPEQNALNLELPLPERPEPLPVPQTQPLGRRHDHNLNRKYTFDSLVVGDFNQFAFAAAQAVAEAPGLNKYNPLFIYGGTGLGKTHIVQAIGNAILEAFPNKRIFYATSEKFTSDFIASISDRTIADFTKVYRDVDVLIIDDIQFFSGKESTQEQFFHTFNSLHHLGKMIVLTADRPPREIKGLEERLLSRFQWGLVADLQAPDLENRTAILYKKLETEGITLPDNIVRYIADQVQTNIRELEGALIRLLAYASLRQEEVDLKLAEKVLGGGNSVKCKVIEIEAIQRKAAEYFKVEPHMMQAKKKTADVVLARQVAMYLCRSLTSNSLKVIGAAFGGRDHSTVIHACDLISRRMAREPDLRHKIDQISASLLY; from the coding sequence ATTCCGAATTCACCGCAGTGGAAGGATTGTCTGCGGTATATCGCTCAGCGCGTCAATGAACAGTCCTTTAACACGTGGTTCAAGCCGACGCGGGGCGGCATCAACGGCGACGGCCAGTTCTACCTGGCGGTGCCGAACCAGTTCGTGGCCGACTGGATCAAGGGCCACTTCGGGGAGGTTATCGATGAAGCGTTCCGGGAGGTGCTGGGGTCGAGTTATCAGTTGGAGTTTGTGATCGCGCAGATACCGGAGGTGCCGGAGCAGAACGCGCTCAACCTGGAACTGCCCCTGCCCGAGCGGCCGGAGCCGCTGCCGGTTCCGCAAACGCAGCCCCTTGGGCGGCGGCACGATCACAATCTGAACCGGAAGTACACGTTTGACTCGCTCGTGGTCGGTGATTTCAACCAGTTCGCGTTCGCAGCCGCCCAGGCGGTCGCCGAGGCGCCCGGTCTGAACAAGTACAACCCGCTGTTCATTTACGGCGGCACCGGCTTGGGGAAAACCCACATTGTCCAGGCCATCGGGAATGCGATCCTCGAAGCTTTCCCCAACAAGCGGATCTTCTACGCCACCAGCGAGAAATTCACTTCCGATTTCATCGCCTCCATCTCCGACCGCACGATCGCCGATTTCACTAAGGTCTACCGCGACGTGGACGTCCTCATCATCGACGACATCCAGTTCTTCTCCGGCAAAGAGTCCACGCAGGAGCAGTTCTTCCACACTTTCAACAGCCTCCACCACCTGGGGAAGATGATTGTGCTCACTGCCGACCGTCCGCCGCGCGAGATCAAGGGTCTGGAGGAGCGCCTGCTGTCGCGCTTCCAGTGGGGCCTGGTGGCCGACCTCCAGGCGCCCGACCTGGAAAACCGCACCGCCATCCTCTACAAGAAGCTGGAGACGGAAGGGATCACGCTCCCCGACAACATCGTGCGCTATATCGCCGACCAGGTGCAGACCAACATCCGCGAGCTCGAGGGGGCGCTCATCCGCCTGCTCGCGTATGCTTCCCTGCGGCAGGAGGAGGTCGACCTGAAACTGGCGGAGAAAGTCCTCGGTGGCGGCAACTCGGTGAAATGCAAAGTAATCGAGATCGAGGCGATCCAGCGAAAAGCCGCCGAGTACTTCAAGGTGGAGCCGCACATGATGCAGGCCAAGAAGAAAACCGCCGATGTAGTCCTCGCCCGCCAGGTGGCCATGTACCTCTGCCGCTCGCTCACGAGCAACTCGCTCAAAGTGATCGGGGCGGCCTTCGGCGGCCGGGACCACTCCACCGTCATCCACGCCTGCGACCTGATCTCGCGCCGCATGGCCCGGGAGCCGGATCTCCGGCACAAAATCGACCAAATCTCGGCCTCGTTGCTGTACTAA
- the lspA gene encoding signal peptidase II: MAAGSSRRLTAPALVILLVAAADQATKFWAVQTLPLREPVAVLGSFVQFTLVYNEGGALGTRLASSSYYLITSLIILGIVLYYLFANRGAARVCYPLAFIAGGALGNIIDRIRIGQVIDFIDIDFFDIHLAGYELERWWTFNIADAAISVSIVYLLASVFLHQPARDPRRLTESGSESA, from the coding sequence ATGGCCGCCGGAAGTAGCCGCCGGCTGACCGCCCCCGCCCTGGTGATCCTCCTGGTCGCGGCCGCCGATCAGGCGACGAAATTCTGGGCGGTCCAGACGCTGCCGCTGCGGGAGCCGGTCGCCGTGCTCGGCAGTTTCGTTCAGTTCACCCTCGTGTACAACGAAGGGGGGGCGCTGGGGACGCGGCTGGCGTCCTCCAGCTACTACCTCATCACCTCGCTGATCATTCTTGGGATCGTGCTGTACTACCTCTTCGCCAACCGCGGCGCCGCGCGGGTGTGCTATCCGCTGGCGTTTATCGCCGGCGGGGCGCTTGGCAACATCATCGACAGGATCCGCATCGGCCAGGTCATCGACTTCATCGATATCGATTTCTTCGACATCCACCTCGCCGGCTACGAGCTGGAGCGGTGGTGGACATTCAACATTGCCGATGCTGCGATCAGCGTCTCCATCGTGTACCTGTTGGCAAGTGTCTTTCTCCACCAACCGGCGCGCGATCCTCGCCGGCTGACGGAAAGCGGCAGCGAATCGGCTTGA
- a CDS encoding TraR/DksA family transcriptional regulator — MKKTEKEKLRKLLLAKRKKLVEEMKDTLESNFSTTMTDSDGDISSYSFHMADQATDAMEREMAFMQASKSGRFLYHLDEALRRLDSKDFGKCIKCGKDIGMARLEAVPHARLCIACKEAEEHGRRK; from the coding sequence ATGAAGAAAACCGAGAAGGAGAAGCTGCGGAAGCTGCTGCTGGCGAAGCGGAAGAAGCTGGTCGAGGAGATGAAGGACACGCTGGAGAGCAATTTCTCGACGACGATGACGGATTCGGACGGCGACATTTCCTCCTACTCGTTCCACATGGCGGACCAGGCGACCGACGCCATGGAGCGCGAGATGGCGTTCATGCAGGCGTCGAAGTCGGGGCGCTTCCTCTACCATCTCGACGAGGCGCTGCGGCGGCTGGACAGCAAAGATTTCGGCAAGTGCATCAAGTGCGGGAAGGATATCGGGATGGCGCGCCTGGAGGCCGTCCCCCACGCCCGTCTCTGCATTGCCTGCAAAGAAGCCGAGGAACATGGCCGCCGGAAGTAG
- a CDS encoding isoleucine--tRNA ligase has translation MKFDSLKDNFTIPAAEEKILRFWDENDVFHKAQKAHHDRPHFVFYEGPPTANGRPGIHHVIARTVKDLVCRYKHMQGFRVDRKAGWDTHGLPVEIEVEKQLRLETKSQVLEYGIGNFNAKCRESVFTFLDQWNEITRRIGYWIDLDDAYVTLTNEYIETVWWILKTFYDRDLLYKGYKTVPFCPRCGTGLSSHEVAQGYQLVKDPSIYVKVPAADEDFKYLVWTTTPWTLPSNAALCLHPEATYVLVEHEGEKLVLAEALVPRVFGEDKPALKKWRGSEFLGRRYRPLFDFYTDQADTAFVVITGGFVTLEDGTGIVHIAPGFGQDDYEVGLQHGLPVFQAIEPNGIFKAVAGKYAGKFIKDADPEIIRDLKATGALYKKEQYEHNYPFCWRCDSALIYIARQSWYIRTTQFKEQLIRNSNAINWQPDEIRTGRMLNWLENNVDWALSRERFWGTPLPIWVCDDEKCGRITAVGSIAQLRQEGIDVPAEVDLHKPMMDEVKLRCACGQTMTRVPEVIDVWFDSGAMPYAQWHYPFENREEFAIKFPAEFISEAVDQTRGWFYSLLAIGTMLFDQSAFKNVLVLEMVLDKDGKKMSKHKGNVVDPFVTVAEYGADPVRWYMVSTSNPWLATKFDLGALQEVVRKYFDTLRNTYSFFALYANIDDVLARAAAAGQTVEAFLADKAGEPTPFDRWITSRYHSLAGEVAAGFDRYDITPAVRKIQNFVIEELSNWYVRNNRRRFWAKGDEPSKMRAYLTLYRVLEGVCRLTAPVAPFLSELIWTELMGPQREKFGIPLSVHMTEFPKADAAAVDAELEAVMGLVERIVSLGRAARARKNLKVRQPLAHMMVQAPPQIPWERVAEYAPIMRDELNVKDVTPAENIDRFVSYAAKLNFKAAGPKLGPAVKAAAAAVAALASADVRRLAETGRIELAIEGRRVELGAEEVEVIRSEEAGWAVESEGGTTVALATELTEDLIAEGFARELVNKIQNMRKSSGFEVTDRIAVRVASTTRLAEAVRRFGEFIRRETLAEELEFTVDGHPAEGTEWNINGEPSRIAVRKLKTGTTA, from the coding sequence ATGAAATTCGACAGTCTCAAAGATAACTTCACGATCCCGGCCGCCGAGGAGAAGATCCTCCGCTTCTGGGACGAGAACGACGTTTTCCACAAGGCCCAGAAAGCCCACCACGACCGGCCCCACTTCGTGTTCTACGAGGGGCCGCCGACAGCCAACGGACGGCCGGGGATCCACCACGTTATCGCCCGCACCGTCAAAGACCTGGTCTGCCGCTACAAACACATGCAGGGGTTCCGGGTCGACCGCAAGGCGGGCTGGGACACCCACGGGCTCCCGGTCGAAATCGAAGTCGAAAAACAGCTCCGGCTGGAGACCAAATCCCAGGTGCTCGAATACGGCATCGGGAATTTCAACGCCAAATGCCGGGAGTCGGTGTTCACCTTTCTCGACCAGTGGAACGAAATCACACGGCGGATCGGGTACTGGATCGATCTCGACGACGCCTATGTCACGCTCACCAACGAGTATATTGAGACGGTCTGGTGGATCCTCAAGACGTTCTACGACCGCGACCTGCTGTACAAGGGGTACAAGACGGTGCCGTTCTGTCCCCGGTGCGGGACGGGGCTGTCCTCGCACGAGGTGGCCCAGGGGTACCAACTGGTCAAGGATCCCTCGATTTATGTCAAAGTCCCGGCGGCCGACGAGGATTTCAAGTACCTGGTGTGGACGACGACCCCCTGGACGCTGCCGTCGAACGCCGCGCTCTGCCTGCACCCGGAGGCGACCTATGTGCTGGTGGAGCACGAGGGGGAGAAGCTGGTGCTGGCCGAGGCCCTGGTGCCGCGGGTGTTCGGGGAGGACAAGCCGGCGCTCAAGAAATGGCGGGGGAGCGAATTCCTCGGACGCCGCTACCGGCCGCTCTTTGATTTCTATACCGACCAGGCGGACACGGCTTTTGTCGTGATCACGGGCGGGTTTGTCACGCTCGAGGACGGCACCGGGATCGTCCACATCGCCCCGGGATTCGGGCAGGACGACTACGAAGTCGGCCTCCAGCACGGCCTCCCCGTGTTCCAGGCGATCGAGCCCAACGGGATATTCAAAGCGGTGGCGGGGAAATACGCCGGGAAGTTCATCAAGGACGCCGATCCCGAGATCATCCGCGACCTCAAGGCAACCGGGGCCCTCTATAAGAAAGAGCAGTACGAGCACAACTACCCTTTCTGTTGGCGGTGCGACAGCGCGCTGATCTACATCGCGCGCCAGTCGTGGTATATCCGGACGACGCAGTTCAAGGAGCAGTTGATCCGCAACAGCAACGCGATCAACTGGCAGCCGGACGAAATCCGCACCGGACGGATGCTCAACTGGCTGGAGAACAACGTCGACTGGGCGCTCTCGCGCGAGCGCTTCTGGGGGACGCCGCTGCCGATCTGGGTGTGCGACGACGAGAAGTGCGGGCGTATCACGGCGGTCGGGTCGATCGCCCAGCTCCGGCAGGAGGGGATCGACGTACCGGCCGAGGTCGACCTGCACAAGCCGATGATGGACGAGGTGAAGCTCCGGTGTGCCTGCGGCCAAACCATGACCCGGGTGCCGGAGGTGATCGACGTCTGGTTCGACTCGGGGGCGATGCCCTACGCCCAGTGGCACTACCCCTTCGAGAACCGGGAGGAGTTCGCGATCAAGTTTCCCGCGGAGTTCATCTCCGAGGCGGTCGACCAGACGCGCGGGTGGTTCTACTCGCTTTTGGCGATCGGGACCATGCTCTTCGACCAGTCGGCCTTCAAAAACGTCCTCGTGCTCGAGATGGTGCTGGACAAGGACGGGAAGAAGATGTCCAAGCACAAGGGGAACGTGGTCGATCCGTTTGTCACGGTGGCCGAGTACGGAGCCGACCCGGTGCGCTGGTACATGGTGTCGACCTCCAACCCCTGGCTGGCGACCAAGTTCGACCTCGGGGCGCTGCAGGAGGTGGTTCGGAAGTATTTCGACACCCTGCGCAACACCTACTCGTTCTTCGCCCTGTACGCCAACATCGACGACGTCCTGGCGCGGGCGGCCGCGGCCGGGCAGACGGTCGAGGCCTTTCTGGCGGACAAGGCCGGGGAGCCGACCCCGTTCGACCGCTGGATCACCTCGCGCTACCACAGTCTCGCGGGCGAGGTGGCCGCCGGCTTCGATCGGTACGACATCACGCCGGCGGTGCGCAAGATCCAGAATTTCGTGATCGAGGAGCTCTCCAACTGGTACGTGCGGAACAACCGGCGGCGGTTCTGGGCGAAGGGGGACGAGCCGTCGAAAATGCGCGCCTACCTGACCCTCTACCGGGTGCTCGAGGGGGTGTGCCGGCTGACGGCGCCGGTTGCCCCGTTCCTCTCCGAGCTGATCTGGACCGAGCTCATGGGGCCCCAGCGGGAGAAATTCGGGATCCCGCTGTCGGTGCACATGACCGAGTTTCCCAAGGCCGACGCGGCGGCGGTCGATGCCGAGCTCGAGGCCGTGATGGGGCTGGTGGAGCGGATCGTGTCGCTCGGACGGGCGGCGCGGGCGCGCAAGAATCTCAAAGTGCGCCAACCGCTGGCGCACATGATGGTCCAGGCGCCGCCCCAGATTCCCTGGGAACGGGTGGCCGAGTATGCGCCGATCATGAGGGACGAACTCAATGTCAAGGATGTGACGCCGGCGGAGAATATCGACCGGTTCGTCTCGTACGCGGCCAAGCTGAATTTCAAGGCGGCCGGTCCGAAGCTCGGCCCGGCGGTGAAAGCGGCGGCGGCCGCGGTCGCGGCGCTGGCCTCCGCTGACGTCCGGCGGCTGGCCGAGACCGGCAGGATCGAGCTGGCGATCGAGGGGCGGCGGGTCGAACTGGGCGCGGAGGAGGTCGAGGTGATCCGGAGCGAGGAGGCCGGATGGGCGGTCGAAAGCGAGGGGGGGACGACGGTGGCGCTGGCCACCGAGCTGACGGAGGATCTGATCGCCGAGGGGTTCGCGCGCGAACTCGTCAACAAGATCCAGAACATGCGCAAGTCCTCGGGGTTTGAAGTAACCGACCGGATCGCCGTCCGGGTGGCGTCGACGACGCGCCTGGCGGAAGCGGTCCGGCGGTTCGGCGAGTTCATCCGGCGCGAGACGCTCGCCGAGGAACTCGAGTTCACGGTCGACGGGCACCCGGCGGAGGGTACCGAGTGGAACATCAACGGCGAACCGAGCCGGATCGCTGTGCGGAAACTGAAAACCGGGACGACGGCATGA
- a CDS encoding carboxypeptidase regulatory-like domain-containing protein: MRTIAFVAILLLLVGGCGDETTNNIYNTDTAAGGVFGRVSPPEAGVLVSAWQSEQIASTATDAEGYFTLENLPPGLYEVRFAASDDREKVLGGIAIEGAGFINLGSIILASSWPIVSFYPADGDTVVPAATSLELRSEVELDLSSLDDAVVITPPVSDSWSRGYDYSGRSYIYALEPTSGLLPDENYHVHITEQLALADGGPWGDTLSFSFRTAPMALTEINSSYDLADLSPGHSGWLCDLRFNAYVDESTLLTAVRIEPDVPFTASLSQSNLYTVRIEVEGDFACGADYSIIVDTALHCLAGAGRATPDTIGFHTEPLRVVYRSYNYSPNALPPRPQTLFEFDYNSDLDPETAEDAVSVDPPLELQVEVSSDYYSDTRELRVSILSQPTPGETYTVTIDSTLASSHGGTTEADEMVVLKIQPLTVTQIAVSNGSGFYETQTTLSPFGAFYARIRFNAEVDENALNDAVTIDPPLPGFWYFAESYYDVGYYDFFPTQPVQLFPEQSFTITIDGDAPLIGSAALGEDKVFAFGVAPVAVAGVYPAPGTRTFYWYDDPYFRFNAPMERTSTESAIRFTTMTGTPVNGVFQWSDGDKRVSFNPTASPVVGQAYVFHVDTSAASVAGPHLKYADSTFFTVGEY, encoded by the coding sequence ATGCGTACCATCGCGTTTGTGGCCATCCTCCTGCTGCTTGTCGGCGGCTGCGGCGACGAAACGACTAATAACATCTACAACACCGACACTGCCGCCGGCGGAGTTTTCGGCCGCGTCTCCCCGCCGGAAGCCGGCGTCCTTGTCAGCGCCTGGCAATCCGAGCAAATCGCGTCGACGGCGACCGATGCCGAAGGTTACTTTACCCTTGAGAACCTGCCCCCGGGTTTGTACGAAGTCCGCTTTGCCGCCTCGGATGATCGGGAAAAGGTGCTGGGCGGAATCGCGATCGAAGGGGCCGGGTTCATCAACCTCGGAAGCATCATTCTCGCCAGTTCGTGGCCGATCGTTTCGTTCTATCCCGCCGATGGCGACACGGTTGTCCCGGCGGCTACTTCTCTCGAGCTGAGATCGGAAGTCGAACTTGACCTGTCCTCACTCGATGATGCCGTGGTCATCACGCCACCCGTCAGCGACTCGTGGTCGCGAGGCTATGACTATTCGGGCAGATCGTACATTTACGCTCTCGAGCCTACGTCCGGCCTGCTCCCGGACGAGAACTATCATGTACACATAACGGAGCAGTTGGCGCTGGCGGACGGCGGGCCGTGGGGTGATACGCTGAGTTTCTCCTTCCGCACCGCCCCGATGGCTCTCACCGAAATCAACTCCTCCTATGATCTCGCGGATCTCTCACCCGGTCACTCCGGATGGCTCTGTGATCTTCGGTTCAACGCCTATGTAGATGAGTCCACTCTCCTGACCGCCGTAAGAATCGAACCCGATGTCCCCTTCACGGCCAGCCTCTCCCAGTCGAACCTCTACACGGTGCGCATCGAGGTCGAAGGCGACTTCGCGTGCGGCGCCGACTACTCGATCATTGTCGATACCGCACTCCATTGCCTTGCGGGTGCCGGACGTGCCACCCCGGACACCATCGGGTTCCATACGGAACCGCTTCGGGTAGTGTATAGGTCATACAACTACTCTCCCAATGCGCTCCCGCCCAGGCCGCAGACGCTGTTCGAGTTCGATTACAATTCCGACCTGGATCCTGAGACCGCCGAGGACGCCGTCTCCGTTGACCCTCCTCTGGAGCTTCAGGTGGAGGTAAGCTCCGATTACTACAGTGACACTAGGGAACTGCGGGTGAGCATACTCTCTCAACCGACGCCGGGCGAGACATATACCGTGACCATCGATTCTACCCTGGCATCTTCTCACGGCGGGACGACGGAAGCCGATGAAATGGTCGTTCTCAAGATCCAACCGCTGACTGTGACGCAAATTGCCGTCAGTAACGGATCGGGGTTTTACGAGACACAAACGACGCTCAGCCCGTTTGGAGCTTTCTACGCACGGATTCGGTTCAATGCCGAAGTGGACGAAAATGCCCTGAACGACGCCGTCACGATAGATCCCCCCCTTCCCGGCTTCTGGTATTTCGCTGAAAGCTACTATGACGTCGGATATTATGACTTCTTCCCGACACAGCCGGTACAGCTCTTTCCGGAGCAATCCTTTACCATTACCATCGACGGGGATGCGCCGTTAATCGGCAGTGCCGCCTTGGGCGAGGACAAGGTGTTCGCGTTTGGTGTAGCTCCGGTAGCGGTAGCCGGCGTCTATCCTGCACCGGGAACGCGGACTTTCTACTGGTACGATGATCCGTATTTCCGGTTCAACGCGCCAATGGAGCGGACGAGTACGGAAAGCGCCATCCGCTTCACCACAATGACCGGGACCCCGGTCAACGGGGTGTTCCAGTGGTCGGATGGTGATAAGCGGGTGAGTTTCAATCCGACGGCAAGTCCCGTGGTGGGACAGGCCTACGTCTTCCATGTCGACACGAGCGCCGCCAGCGTCGCCGGGCCGCATCTGAAATACGCCGATTCCACATTCTTCACGGTGGGCGAGTACTAG
- a CDS encoding RNA-binding protein, giving the protein MNIYVGNLSFDTTEEQLRQAFSSHGEVTSVNIISDKYSGQSRGFAFVEMPTKSEAIAAISALNGQEMNGRAISVNEARPREERGGGGGGRGGFGGGGRGGHGGGRGGRSGGRGGDRGGW; this is encoded by the coding sequence ATGAATATCTACGTCGGCAATCTGTCGTTCGACACGACAGAGGAGCAGTTGCGCCAGGCTTTCTCTAGCCATGGCGAGGTCACGTCCGTGAACATCATTAGCGACAAGTACAGCGGGCAGTCCCGCGGATTCGCTTTTGTGGAGATGCCCACGAAGAGCGAGGCGATCGCGGCGATCAGCGCTCTGAACGGACAGGAGATGAACGGCCGGGCGATCAGCGTCAACGAGGCGCGCCCGCGCGAAGAGCGCGGGGGCGGCGGCGGCGGACGCGGCGGATTCGGCGGCGGCGGACGCGGAGGCCACGGCGGCGGACGCGGAGGCCGGAGCGGCGGACGGGGGGGCGATCGGGGCGGTTGGTAA